In the genome of Phlebotomus papatasi isolate M1 chromosome 2, Ppap_2.1, whole genome shotgun sequence, one region contains:
- the LOC129803822 gene encoding DNA-binding protein RFXANK produces the protein MSSQEDSCSRWDFNSSLLLSGRRKSAFIPYRPTNTVLTNLQRGNTETDGSEISLNFHEKSGQGEITEEMVKELSSVDVLDQFQFTPLHWACYYGQLSSVRTLVQCGADVNKLAPDYISPLLLASAGGHNEIVKYLLQHKADINHTDVVGNTALMYASAGNHPHTCNELIAFHPNLTESNENGDTAYSLAIKNKSHLAQAVLENHIFSYFLK, from the exons ATGTCTTCCCAAGAAGATTCCTG CTCTAGGTGGGACTTCAACAGTTCCTTGTTACTTTCCGGACGACGGAAAAGCGCCTTCATTCCATATAGACCCACAAATACTGTACTAACGAACCTCCAGCGAGGAAATACTGAGACAGATGGCTCGGAGATTTCGCTGAACTTCCACGAAAAAAGTGGTCAGGGTGAAATCACCGAGGAAATGGTGAAAGAACTCTCTTCTGTAGATGTTCTAGATCAATTCCAATTCACACCACTTCACTGGGCATGCTACTATGGCCAGTTATCGTCAGTGAGGACACTGGTCCA atgtggAGCTGATGTCAATAAGCTCGCTCCAGACTACATTTCGCCCCTTTTGCTAGCATCAGCTGGAGGGCACAATGAAATTGTAAAGTACCTCCTGCAGCACAAGGCAGATATCAATCATACAGACGTT GTCGGAAATACGGCACTAATGTATGCTTCTGCAGGAAATCATCCACACACCTGCAACGAATTAATTGCATTCCATCCAAATCTCACGGAATCCAATGAGAATGGGGACACTGCTTATTCCCTGGCCATCAAAAATAAATCTCATTTAG CTCAAGCAGTTCTGGAAAATCACATATTTTCATACTTTCTCAAATGA
- the LOC129803798 gene encoding WW domain-binding protein 2 — protein MSVNTAHANNGVLIHAGECILLFSDNVSMEFSGQSGPMFKGTKVGRCYLTTHRMIFNNNKSSDPLQSFSFPFVSLNDVEVEQPVFGANYIKGKVRAQENGNFVGEAKFKLLFKAGGAIDFAQAMLRAVQMARRHFHQDAPPPYEPPSGDWYAAPPPAYTPNPNGYYGWVPQTAAFPNQPPQDSVFMTPNPPPYPGIAPPAAGGPGGFGYPSQPQQNGYPGGYPGQAPPGYPGAPPGNYSGQAPGGGFQPQGMGWQPGAGYPNASAPSYPSAPGYPSAPGAMGFTVPPQQPQNSKESEAAQSAYYDPNQPQTAYVPPPPAYYEQPPSYNSVAKKHQ, from the exons ATGTCTGTGAATACAGCTCATGCCAACAATGGCGTTCTCATTCATGCTGGAGAATG CATTCTCCTCTTCAGCGATAATGTATCAATGGAGTTTTCTGGTCAAAGCGGCCCAATGTTTAAAGGAACCAAAGTGGGAAGATGCTACTTGACAACACACAGAATGATCTTCAATAATAACAAATCATCTGATCCTCTGCAATCCTTCAGTTTTCCCTTCGTATCCCTCAACGAT GTTGAAGTGGAACAGCCAGTTTTTGGAGCGAACTACATCAAGGGCAAGGTGCGCGCTCAGGAGAATGGGAATTTTGTGGGAGAAGCAAAATTCAAATTGCTCTTTAAGGCTGGTGGTGCCATTGATTTTGCGCAGGCCATGCTGAGAGCCGTCCAGATGGCCAGGCGTCATTTCCACCAAGACGCCCCACCGCCATATGAGCCACCATCGGGAGATTGGTATGCTGCTCCTCCGCCAGCATATACTCCCAATCCCAATGGCTACTACGGATGGGTTCCTCAGACGGCAGCATTTCCCAATCAGCCGCCCCAGGATAGTGTTTTCATGACACCAAATCCACCACCCTATCCAGGAATAGCACCACCAGCGGCTGGAGGCCCTGGCGGCTTTGGCTATCCATCTCAACCGCAGCAGAATGGATACCCAGGAGGCTACCCGGGTCAGGCTCCTCCTGGCTATCCAGGTGCTCCGCCTGGAAATTATTCTGGACAGGCTCCAGGAGGAGGCTTCCAGCCGCAAGGAATGGGATGGCAGCCGGGTGCAGGATATCCCAATGCTTCAGCCCCAAGTTACCCATCAGCACCAGGATATCCTTCAGCTCCTGGAGCCATGGGATTTACGGTTCCACCACAGCAACCACAGA ATTCAAAAGAATCCGAAGCCGCCCAGAGCGCCTACTATGATCCCAATCAACCACAAACAGCTTACGTTCCACCTCCTCCGGCATACTAT GAGCAGCCTCCAAGCTATAACTCTGTGGCTAAGAAGCATCAGTAA
- the LOC129803769 gene encoding equilibrative nucleoside transporter 4 yields MERDSTHHDDAESAVDIRSTYEPLGGSRRHYEPSESPDTDTNPPKDRKHIVYLALLTAGIGFVLPYNSFIIAADYWKQRFPDENVPLHMSMTYVVVAFATVLLNNVFLSLVPFKIRIHFGYAISFTTLVFVALCEVAWHMFAAKTAYSVTLAAVSLVAIGCTVQQSSFYGFASMLPKQYTQAVMAGESLAGFLVSSNRVVTKLLIENNRLSTMIFFLTSSVYIGISYVLHTVTVHSPFVRYHIKACAKIVLQPYEGRPTDSIDGGDSTKYGVLTLDPSSPTQPPKALSFSNPVYELSNPTAGENSLDAALSDGGSPDRPPVTTEPSVAYKVEHVLTPGSCSRGRLGNLRGGFEARWRVAHAIYPYMVCIALAYCVTLSLYPGIEVQIDSCALGSWMPVLLMFTFNTADVLGKILAAVPYAWSRRQLTLMSGLRTLLVPLLLLCCTPRERPVVSGETPAFFFTAALGISNGLAGSLPMILAPAKVPATLKEVSGNMMTLSYQVGLTAGSLLGFMFNKILRLEGPNPCPTYPYIPSSPVINTTTMATTTSSTSTLLTTAVLNTTQKILSTVPANTTLADLLPDDMPPIFSIASTAFYNSTMLLNNTSYELSDITN; encoded by the exons ATGGAGCGGGATAGTACTCACCATGATGATGCTGAGTCTGCTGTAGACATTAGGAGCACATACGAACCCCTCGGTGGCTCCCGGCGCCATTATGAGCCATCAGAAAGTCCAGATACAGACACAAACCCGCCCAAGGATAGAAAACACATTGTGTACTTGGCTCTCCTCACGGCTGGAATAGGATTTGTCCTTCCCTACAATAGCTTTATCATTGCAGCCGATTATTGGAAACAGAGATTCCCGGACGAAAATGTGCCCCTCCATATGAGCATGACGTATGTCGTAGTCGCTTTTGCCACTGTGCTACTGAACAATGTCTTTCTCTCACTGGTCCCCTTCAAGATTCGCATTCACTTTG gATATGCGATCTCCTTCACAACCCTTGTTTTCGTGGCTCTGTGTGAAGTAGCCTGGCACATGTTTGCTGCCAAAACTGCATATTCTGTGACTCTGGCAGCAGTGTCTCTTGTGGCTATTGGATGTACTGTACAGCAATCCAGCTTCTACGGATTTGCTAGTATGCTGCCGAAGCAGTATACTCAAGCAGTAATGGCTGGAGAGAGTTTGGCGGGATTCCTGGTGTCATCCAATCGTGTGGTGACGAAGCTCCTGATAGAGAACAATCGCTTGTCCACTATGATCTTTTTCCTCACATCGAGTGTGTACATTGGGATTAGTTATGTCCTGCACACAGTCACTGTGCACTCGCCTTTTGTGCGCTACCATATCAAGGCGTGTGCCAAGATTGTCTTACAGCCCTATGAAGGCCGACCTACAGACTCAATAGATGGAGGAGATTCAACAAAATATGGTGTCCTAACACTAGATCCTAGTTCACCAACTCAGCCACCCAAGGCATTGAGCTTTAGTAATCCGGTGTACGAACTCTCAAATCCGACAGCTGGCGAGAATAGTTTGGACGCTGCACTTTCAGATGGTGGATCTCCAGATCGACCACCAGTCACAACTGAGCCCAGTGTGGCTTATAAAGTAGAACATGTGCTCACTCCCGGATCCTGCAGTCGAGGTCGCCTTGGAAATTTACGTGGTGGTTTCGAGGCTCGTTGGCGAGTAGCCCATGCCATCTATCCCTACATGGTGTGCATTGCATTGGCTTACTGTGTGACTCTGTCCTTGTATCCAGGAATTGAGGTCCAAATTGACTCTTGTGCTCTGGGTTCATGGATGCCAGTTTTGCTGATGTTTACCTTCAATACGGCTGATGTGTTGGGAAAAATACTTGCCGCTGTTCCGTATGCCTGGTCTCGACGCCAATTAACACTGATGTCGGGATTACGTACTCTCCTGGTGCCACTTCTGCTACTCTGCTGCACTCCGCGTGAGAGACCTGTTGTGAGTGGTGAAACCCCGGCATTCTTCTTCACAGCTGCTTTGGGGATTTCCAATGGATTGGCTGGCAGTCTGCCCATGATCTTGGCACCAGCCAAAGTACCAGCAACTCTTAAAGAAGTTAGCGGAAATATGATGACCCTATCCTACCAAGTAGGTCTCACAGCTGGATCCTTGCTTGGATttatgtttaacaaaattctaaGGCTCGAGGGTCCCAATCCATGTCCTACCTATCCTTACATTCCGTCGTCGCCTGTGATAAATACCACAACTATGGCCACTACGACCAGCTCCACGAGTACCCTCCTAACAACAGCTGTGCTAAATACCACGCAAAAGATCTTAAGCACAGTTCCAGCCAACACAACACTGGCTGATCTTCTTCCTGATGATATGCCACCCATCTTTTCTATCGCTTCCACAGCATTCTACAATTCTACAATGCTTCTCAATAACACATCTTACGAACTCAGTGATATTACCAACTGA